A stretch of Sandaracinaceae bacterium DNA encodes these proteins:
- a CDS encoding serine/threonine-protein kinase — MNPNGARSAESTATRAYSLAAMPPQVFGKYTLIGRLGHGGMAEVNLAVSEGKGGFRKLVVIKKLHRHLAMEPGFIEMFLDEARLAARLNHPHAVQTYEVGESDGNHFIAMEYLDGQGLERLLRMSGEREEVISVELAARMISDALDGLAYAHELTDFDGTALNVVHRDISPQNIFVTYNGMVKLLDFGIAKAATHVVETKTGVIKGKYAYIAPEQALGADVDQRSDLWSMGVVLWEVLTGRRLFKSANELATLHETLQGDIKLPSAFRPDLPTDLDTICMRALQRDPNDRYQSAQEMKDDLDRYLQMLPKAPGRRHIGRLMKDRFAEVIDLHKTTLAACLKGSDQSVTSSAIDRLVAPASISGIHANQSGMTPTPTPTPSPAPVSVTPPPGLPSVTPPPMATSAPRPQEGGGWMWKAALILLVILLAAVAALLLPLGQPDEITVGALPDREDGTAEQPVPEAGGDVVQLPSEPGMEAARNEAPQADGVADTTEQPPAEEEVEAPTEEEVEADRQASRTPEQIARLRAARERRQRERREREARQAQEREEAATPPPAEEPGRLTLATTPWTHVYLGSRDLGTTPIVNVELPAGTHALRLVNREAGIEQTYRVTIRPGQRLSRRLGLR; from the coding sequence ATGAATCCGAACGGCGCGCGGAGCGCGGAGAGCACGGCGACACGCGCCTACTCGCTGGCGGCGATGCCGCCGCAGGTGTTCGGCAAGTACACCCTGATCGGCAGGCTCGGGCACGGGGGCATGGCCGAGGTGAACCTCGCGGTCTCCGAGGGCAAGGGCGGCTTCCGCAAGCTCGTCGTCATCAAGAAGCTCCACCGCCACCTGGCCATGGAGCCGGGCTTCATCGAGATGTTCCTCGACGAGGCGCGCCTCGCCGCGCGGCTGAACCACCCGCACGCGGTCCAGACCTACGAGGTCGGCGAGAGCGACGGCAACCACTTCATCGCGATGGAGTACCTCGACGGCCAGGGCCTCGAGCGGCTCCTCCGGATGTCCGGGGAGCGCGAGGAGGTCATCAGCGTGGAGCTGGCGGCGCGCATGATCTCGGACGCGCTCGACGGCCTCGCCTACGCGCACGAGCTGACCGACTTCGACGGGACCGCCCTCAACGTCGTGCACCGGGACATCAGCCCGCAGAACATCTTCGTCACCTACAACGGCATGGTGAAGCTGCTCGACTTCGGGATCGCCAAGGCCGCGACCCACGTCGTCGAGACCAAGACCGGCGTCATCAAGGGCAAGTACGCCTACATCGCCCCCGAGCAGGCGCTCGGCGCGGACGTCGATCAGCGCTCGGATCTCTGGTCGATGGGCGTGGTGCTCTGGGAGGTGCTCACCGGACGCCGCCTCTTCAAGAGCGCGAACGAGCTGGCGACCCTGCACGAGACGTTGCAGGGCGACATCAAGCTCCCGTCGGCCTTCCGTCCGGACCTGCCCACCGATCTCGACACCATCTGCATGCGCGCGCTGCAGCGCGATCCGAACGATCGCTACCAGAGCGCGCAGGAGATGAAGGACGATCTCGATCGCTACCTGCAGATGCTGCCGAAGGCGCCGGGGAGGCGTCACATCGGGCGGCTCATGAAGGACCGCTTCGCCGAGGTCATCGACCTGCACAAGACGACGCTCGCGGCCTGCCTCAAGGGCTCGGACCAGAGCGTCACCAGCAGCGCCATCGATCGCCTCGTCGCGCCCGCGTCGATCAGCGGCATTCACGCAAACCAGTCCGGCATGACGCCGACGCCGACGCCGACCCCGAGCCCCGCTCCCGTCAGCGTCACGCCGCCGCCCGGCCTCCCGAGCGTGACCCCGCCGCCGATGGCCACCAGCGCGCCGCGGCCGCAGGAGGGCGGCGGCTGGATGTGGAAGGCGGCGCTGATCCTGCTCGTCATCCTGCTCGCGGCGGTGGCGGCGCTGCTCCTCCCGCTCGGCCAGCCGGACGAGATCACGGTCGGCGCGCTGCCAGACCGAGAGGACGGGACCGCAGAGCAGCCCGTGCCCGAGGCGGGCGGTGATGTCGTCCAGCTCCCCTCGGAGCCGGGGATGGAAGCGGCGCGGAACGAGGCGCCGCAGGCCGATGGCGTCGCCGACACGACCGAGCAGCCGCCGGCCGAAGAAGAGGTCGAAGCGCCGACCGAAGAAGAGGTCGAGGCGGATCGCCAGGCGTCGCGGACCCCCGAGCAGATCGCCCGCCTCCGCGCCGCTCGCGAGCGTCGTCAGCGTGAGCGCCGCGAGCGCGAGGCGAGGCAGGCGCAAGAGCGGGAGGAGGCGGCCACCCCGCCGCCCGCCGAGGAGCCGGGCAGGCTCACGCTCGCCACCACCCCGTGGACCCACGTGTATCTCGGCAGCCGCGACCTCGGCACGACGCCGATCGTGAACGTGGAGCTCCCCGCCGGCACGCACGCGCTGCGCTTGGTCAACCGCGAGGCGGGCATCGAGCAGACCTACCGCGTGACGATCCGACCAGGGCAGCGCCTGAGCCGCCGGCTCGGTCTGCGCTGA